In Listeria cossartiae subsp. cossartiae, one genomic interval encodes:
- a CDS encoding membrane protein insertase YidC — MKKKNIILISVLLGALLLLTGCGMDPSQNTDGFFSTYLIQPFTSFIMFVAKFVGGNYGVAIIITTLLIRALIMPLNLRTAKAQMGMQSKMAIAKPEIDEIQARLKRATSKEEQATIQKEMMTVYSKYNINPMQMGCLPLLIQMPILMAFYYAIRGSSEIASHTFLWFNLGSPDMVLAIIAGLVYLAQYFVSMIGYSPEQKKQMKIIGLMSPIMILFVSFTAPSALALYWAVGGLFLAGQTLLTKKLYMNKHPEIKVMEQEEKEFEQIVEEQKKEK, encoded by the coding sequence TTGAAAAAGAAAAATATTATTTTAATTAGCGTTTTACTTGGTGCTCTACTATTACTTACAGGTTGTGGTATGGACCCATCACAAAATACAGATGGCTTTTTCAGTACTTATCTGATTCAACCATTTACTAGCTTTATTATGTTTGTTGCAAAATTTGTTGGGGGTAATTACGGGGTTGCGATTATTATTACAACGCTCCTTATCCGTGCGCTAATTATGCCGCTAAACTTACGTACTGCCAAAGCTCAAATGGGAATGCAATCCAAAATGGCGATTGCTAAACCAGAAATCGACGAAATTCAAGCTCGTTTAAAACGTGCTACATCGAAAGAAGAACAAGCGACGATTCAAAAAGAAATGATGACTGTTTATTCCAAGTATAATATCAATCCGATGCAAATGGGTTGTTTACCACTACTTATTCAAATGCCGATTTTGATGGCTTTCTATTATGCGATTCGAGGTTCATCTGAAATTGCTAGTCACACATTCTTATGGTTTAACCTAGGTTCACCAGATATGGTACTTGCGATTATCGCCGGCCTTGTCTATCTAGCACAATATTTTGTTTCAATGATTGGTTATTCACCAGAACAAAAGAAACAAATGAAAATCATCGGTTTAATGTCACCTATTATGATTTTATTCGTCTCCTTTACAGCTCCTTCCGCACTTGCGTTATACTGGGCTGTCGGCGGACTATTCTTAGCAGGTCAAACATTACTAACGAAAAAACTCTACATGAATAAACACCCAGAAATTAAAGTAATGGAACAAGAAGAAAAAGAATTTGAACAAATCGTAGAAGAACAAAAGAAAGAAAAATAA